A portion of the Stigmatella aurantiaca DW4/3-1 genome contains these proteins:
- a CDS encoding pilin, which yields MRFQARARQSEASTQLKSLFTSMRTQQRKPTNNIHASGFSPDRGNRYGYHLENGCSSYEDRSTIDAAPNPIDTCIGADKARFREFPAFFTPVSVSTPTWDEEGIEHGMGSEAGVFGVTGSWDFIAYGAGDVDDQLSDAPDTWLISSADGMIETSCPISDGVPLNVAAGEPFNVSNDVNCP from the coding sequence ATGCGCTTCCAGGCGCGCGCCCGGCAGTCCGAGGCCAGCACACAGCTCAAGAGCCTCTTCACCTCGATGCGCACCCAGCAGCGCAAGCCGACCAACAACATCCACGCCTCGGGCTTCTCGCCCGACCGCGGCAACCGCTACGGCTACCACCTGGAGAACGGGTGCTCTTCTTACGAGGACCGCAGCACGATCGACGCCGCCCCCAACCCCATCGACACGTGCATCGGCGCGGACAAGGCCCGGTTCAGGGAATTCCCGGCCTTCTTTACGCCGGTGTCCGTGTCGACCCCCACTTGGGATGAAGAGGGCATCGAGCACGGCATGGGGTCCGAGGCCGGCGTCTTTGGGGTGACGGGCAGCTGGGACTTCATCGCGTACGGCGCGGGGGATGTGGACGACCAGCTCAGCGATGCGCCGGACACCTGGCTCATCTCCTCGGCGGACGGGATGATCGAGACGAGCTGCCCGATCTCGGATGGCGTGCCGCTGAACGTCGCCGCCGGTGAGCCGTTCAACGTCAGCAACGACGTCAACTGCCCGTAA
- a CDS encoding glycosyltransferase family 4 protein: protein MDPREEGWPSMDLVGEALLEGLSAWPREVRVMGVRPSLRKVVRHLPKVGARNAAFNADRLLTRFGAYPLRALLTRGQHEAFHVVDHSYAQLVHALPAGQTGVYCHDLDAFWSVLEPSREPRPAWFRWMARATLRGLERAAIVFHSTQAVRSQLLAHGVTDPARLVWAPYGVSPEYRPDPSPSDASEALLAPLGGRPFLLHVGSSIPRKRLDVLFDVFAALRARHPDLRLVQQGGALTPAQREQVSQLGIAGALLQPPKVDRATLAGMYRRAWAVLVPSEAEGFGLPVIEALACGAKVIASDLAVLREVGGEACTYCPVANVEAWVETLDALLSGRHHAPSPEARRARAARFTWQQHARTVLEAYLHLLRPGFLDHKTKDGTR from the coding sequence ATGGATCCGCGCGAGGAGGGCTGGCCGAGCATGGACCTCGTGGGCGAGGCCCTGCTGGAGGGCTTGTCGGCGTGGCCCCGGGAGGTGCGGGTGATGGGCGTCCGCCCCTCCCTGCGCAAGGTGGTCCGCCACCTACCGAAGGTGGGAGCCCGCAACGCGGCGTTCAACGCGGACAGGCTGCTCACGCGCTTCGGGGCCTATCCGCTGCGCGCCCTGCTCACCCGGGGCCAGCACGAGGCCTTCCACGTGGTGGACCACTCGTACGCCCAGCTCGTCCACGCCCTCCCCGCGGGTCAGACGGGCGTCTATTGCCACGACCTCGATGCCTTCTGGTCCGTGCTGGAACCGTCCCGGGAGCCCCGGCCCGCATGGTTCCGCTGGATGGCCCGCGCCACGCTTCGAGGCCTGGAGCGCGCGGCCATCGTGTTCCACAGCACCCAGGCGGTGCGCAGCCAGCTCCTGGCCCATGGGGTCACCGACCCGGCGCGGCTCGTCTGGGCGCCCTATGGCGTCTCTCCCGAGTACCGCCCGGACCCCTCGCCCTCGGACGCCAGCGAAGCCCTCCTCGCGCCGCTGGGGGGCAGGCCCTTCCTCCTGCACGTGGGCAGCTCCATTCCCCGCAAGCGCCTGGACGTCCTCTTCGACGTGTTCGCCGCGCTGCGGGCCCGGCATCCCGACCTCCGGCTCGTTCAGCAGGGAGGTGCCCTCACCCCGGCCCAGCGCGAACAGGTGTCCCAACTTGGAATCGCCGGCGCGCTCCTTCAGCCCCCCAAGGTGGACCGGGCGACGCTGGCGGGGATGTACCGCCGTGCCTGGGCGGTGCTCGTCCCCAGCGAGGCGGAAGGCTTTGGACTGCCCGTCATCGAGGCGCTCGCCTGCGGGGCGAAGGTCATCGCCAGCGATCTGGCCGTGCTGCGGGAAGTCGGCGGTGAGGCTTGCACCTACTGCCCCGTGGCGAACGTGGAGGCCTGGGTGGAGACGCTGGACGCGCTGCTCTCGGGCCGACACCACGCCCCCTCCCCCGAGGCCCGCCGGGCCCGCGCGGCGCGCTTCACCTGGCAACAGCACGCCCGCACCGTGCTGGAGGCCTACCTTCACCTGCTCCGCCCGGGATTCTTGGACCACAAGACAAAAGACGGCACCCGCTGA